One segment of Terriglobia bacterium DNA contains the following:
- the atpD gene encoding F0F1 ATP synthase subunit beta translates to MSQENKGKVVEVIGPVVVAAFEEAELPPIYNALRVVSDGFDVPQPINVVIEVEQHLGEGRVKCVAMAPTDGMVRGMTVRDTGHPIMTPVGKATLGRVMNVIGEPVDNLGPINAETTFPIHRHAPALEDQNTEFEMFETGLKVVDLLEPYLKGGKTGLFGGAGVGKTVIIMELINNVAMKHGGVSVFAGVGERTREGNDLLLEMTESGVIHPGDPSRSKAALIYGQMTEPPGARLRVGLTGLTVAEYFRDVAGQDVLLFIDNIFRFTQAGSEVSALLGRMPSAVGYQPNLSTEMGELQERITSTKKGSITSVQAIYVPADDLTDPAPATAFSHLDSTTVLSRQLTEIGIYPAVDPLESTSRILDPRVLGQEHYDVARSVKVILQKYKDLQDIIAILGMDELSEEDKLTVARARKIQRFLSQPFFVAQQFTGLEGRYVKLEDTIRGFKEVVEGKHDDIPEQAFYMVGTLEEALEKAERLKAE, encoded by the coding sequence ATGTCGCAGGAAAATAAAGGGAAAGTTGTGGAAGTCATCGGGCCGGTCGTAGTAGCCGCTTTTGAAGAGGCCGAACTTCCTCCCATTTACAACGCCCTTCGAGTTGTGTCGGATGGTTTTGATGTTCCCCAGCCCATTAACGTCGTGATCGAAGTTGAACAGCATCTGGGTGAGGGCAGGGTAAAATGCGTGGCCATGGCCCCTACGGACGGCATGGTGAGGGGGATGACAGTCCGCGATACCGGACATCCGATTATGACCCCCGTGGGCAAAGCCACGCTGGGACGCGTGATGAATGTCATCGGAGAGCCGGTGGACAACCTGGGGCCAATCAACGCCGAGACGACTTTCCCGATCCATCGCCACGCTCCGGCGCTGGAGGACCAGAACACTGAGTTCGAAATGTTCGAGACGGGTCTCAAGGTCGTGGACCTGCTGGAGCCCTACTTGAAAGGCGGTAAGACCGGCCTTTTCGGCGGCGCCGGCGTGGGCAAGACCGTCATCATCATGGAGCTGATCAACAATGTGGCCATGAAGCACGGAGGAGTTTCCGTCTTCGCCGGTGTCGGAGAGCGTACGCGCGAGGGCAACGACCTTTTGTTGGAGATGACGGAGTCGGGCGTCATCCATCCTGGTGATCCTTCGAGGTCGAAGGCGGCGCTGATCTATGGCCAGATGACTGAGCCTCCCGGCGCGCGGCTCCGCGTCGGATTGACCGGCCTGACGGTGGCGGAATATTTCCGCGATGTCGCCGGCCAGGACGTGCTGCTCTTTATCGACAACATCTTCCGCTTCACGCAAGCCGGCTCCGAGGTGTCCGCTCTGCTGGGCCGCATGCCCTCCGCGGTGGGTTACCAGCCGAACCTTTCCACCGAAATGGGCGAACTGCAGGAGCGTATCACGTCGACCAAGAAGGGCTCCATCACCTCCGTGCAGGCCATCTATGTTCCCGCAGACGATTTGACAGACCCCGCGCCGGCAACGGCCTTTTCGCATCTGGATTCGACCACCGTGCTTTCGCGACAACTGACTGAGATCGGCATTTACCCCGCCGTGGATCCGCTGGAGTCCACTTCGAGAATTCTTGATCCTCGCGTCCTGGGCCAGGAACATTACGATGTGGCGCGTTCTGTGAAGGTGATTCTTCAGAAATACAAAGACCTTCAGGACATCATTGCCATTCTGGGCATGGACGAACTTTCCGAAGAAGACAAGCTGACTGTCGCGCGCGCCCGCAAGATCCAGCGGTTCCTGTCGCAGCCTTTTTTTGTCGCGCAGCAGTTCACCGGACTCGAGGGCAGGTACGTCAAGCTGGAGGATACGATTCGCGGGTTTAAGGAAGTCGTTGAGGGTAAACACGACGACATCCCGGAGCAGGCCTTCTACATGGTCGGAACTCTCGAGGAGGCCCTCGAAAAAGCGGAGAGGCTTAAGGCGGAGTAA
- the atpG gene encoding ATP synthase F1 subunit gamma codes for MATLRDIRRRIGSVRNTKQITRAMKVVAASRLRRSQERIFNARPYARQMTAMLESVAARLDERRHPLLARRPERKVLLVVVTADRGLCGAFNANVIRASQIHAHELGPDKVSLVAVGRKGRDHFRKRPVTIVAEYVNIFRQLEFSHAKELADKIIELYTSEQVDAVDLVYNEFKSTMVQNVKVERFLPIEPLVATQGEYYADYIYEQPPAEILNALLPRYVEVQVFRALLESQAAENAARMTAMDAATNNADDLIESLRLKLNRLRQAGITKEIIEVVSGAQALEY; via the coding sequence TTGGCAACCCTACGAGACATCCGCCGCCGCATCGGCTCGGTTCGAAACACAAAGCAGATTACGCGGGCCATGAAGGTTGTGGCGGCATCGAGGCTGCGCCGGTCGCAAGAGCGCATCTTTAACGCACGCCCATACGCCCGGCAGATGACGGCAATGCTGGAAAGCGTGGCCGCCCGGCTGGACGAACGGCGGCACCCTCTGCTGGCGCGCAGACCTGAGCGGAAGGTCCTCCTGGTTGTTGTAACGGCTGACCGCGGATTGTGCGGCGCCTTTAACGCCAACGTCATTCGCGCCTCCCAGATTCACGCCCACGAACTCGGGCCGGATAAGGTGTCGCTGGTGGCCGTTGGGCGCAAGGGTCGTGACCATTTCCGCAAACGGCCGGTCACTATCGTGGCGGAGTATGTCAACATTTTCCGGCAGCTCGAGTTCTCTCACGCCAAAGAGCTTGCGGACAAGATCATCGAGCTTTACACCAGCGAGCAGGTTGACGCGGTTGACCTTGTCTACAACGAATTCAAATCCACCATGGTCCAGAACGTAAAGGTTGAACGCTTTCTTCCCATCGAACCGCTCGTTGCGACTCAGGGTGAATATTACGCGGACTACATCTATGAGCAGCCGCCGGCCGAAATCTTGAATGCGCTCCTGCCGCGCTATGTTGAGGTCCAGGTGTTCAGGGCCTTGCTGGAATCCCAGGCGGCCGAGAATGCGGCGCGAATGACGGCGATGGATGCCGCCACCAACAATGCGGACGATCTGATCGAATCGCTCCGGCTGAAACTGAACCGCTTGCGCCAGGCCGGTATTACCAAGGAGATCATTGAGGTCGTGAGCGGGGCGCAGGCGTTGGAGTATTAA
- the atpA gene encoding F0F1 ATP synthase subunit alpha: MAKIRPNEITDIIREQIENFDRTVSVSEVGTVMSVGDGVARIHGLENVMATELLELPHGVSGLALNLEEDQVSAVLLGDYTKIEEGDVVKRTKRIMSVPVGEALIGRVVNALGQPTDGKGPVATTEFNPLETLAPGVVDRQPVREPLQTGLKGIDTMIPIGRGQRELIIGDRQTGKTAVAIDTILNQRGGDVICIYVAIGQKRSTIAQVMKTLEQYDAMKYSIVVEASSTDPAPMQYLAPYSGCAIGEYFRDRGRHALLIYDDLSKHAVAYREISLLLRRPPGREAYPGDVFYLHSRLLERAAKLNQKLGGGSLTALPIIETQAGDISAYIPTNVISITDGQIYLETDLFNSGIRPAINVGLSVSRVGGNAQIKAMKQVAGTLRLDLAQYRALAAFAQFASDLDRASQAQLRRGQRLTEVLKQDQYQPLAVEKQILIVLAGTLGFLDDLEVEECRAFEAGLYQFMDSSAPQIGRKILEKKQIDDSLRAEIKGMLDEYKQKFKAELQAAKV, encoded by the coding sequence ATGGCAAAAATTAGACCAAACGAAATTACAGACATTATCCGCGAACAGATCGAAAATTTTGACCGCACGGTGAGCGTTAGTGAAGTGGGCACCGTGATGTCCGTAGGCGACGGCGTGGCGCGCATCCACGGGCTTGAAAACGTCATGGCCACCGAACTGCTTGAACTTCCTCACGGCGTTTCGGGCCTTGCCCTGAACCTGGAAGAAGATCAGGTTAGCGCAGTGTTGCTGGGGGATTACACCAAAATCGAAGAAGGCGATGTTGTGAAGCGGACCAAGCGCATCATGTCGGTGCCCGTGGGCGAGGCGCTCATAGGCCGCGTTGTCAACGCTCTCGGGCAGCCCACCGACGGCAAAGGCCCAGTTGCCACGACGGAATTCAATCCTCTGGAGACACTCGCGCCGGGCGTGGTTGACCGCCAGCCAGTCCGGGAGCCTCTGCAGACGGGTTTAAAGGGCATCGATACGATGATCCCCATCGGCCGCGGGCAGCGCGAATTGATCATCGGCGACCGGCAGACCGGCAAGACGGCTGTTGCGATCGATACGATACTCAATCAGCGCGGCGGGGACGTTATCTGCATCTACGTTGCGATCGGGCAGAAACGCTCGACGATTGCCCAGGTGATGAAGACCCTTGAGCAGTACGACGCCATGAAATACTCGATTGTGGTTGAGGCAAGTTCCACCGACCCGGCGCCCATGCAATACCTTGCCCCGTACTCCGGCTGCGCCATCGGCGAATATTTCCGCGACCGAGGCCGTCACGCGCTGCTGATCTACGACGACCTTTCCAAGCACGCCGTGGCCTATCGTGAAATTTCGCTGTTGCTGCGCCGTCCTCCAGGCCGCGAGGCCTATCCCGGCGACGTTTTTTACCTCCATTCGCGGCTTCTCGAGCGGGCCGCCAAATTGAACCAGAAGCTGGGTGGCGGCTCTCTCACCGCCTTGCCGATTATTGAAACGCAGGCGGGCGACATTTCGGCTTACATTCCGACCAACGTCATCTCGATCACGGACGGCCAGATCTATCTTGAAACGGACCTGTTCAACAGCGGCATTCGTCCCGCCATCAACGTGGGACTATCGGTCTCCCGCGTGGGCGGCAATGCGCAGATCAAGGCCATGAAGCAGGTGGCCGGAACGTTGAGGCTTGACCTCGCGCAATACCGGGCTTTGGCGGCTTTTGCGCAGTTCGCCAGTGATCTCGATCGGGCGTCCCAGGCGCAACTCCGCCGCGGCCAGCGTCTGACCGAGGTCCTCAAACAGGATCAGTACCAGCCTTTAGCGGTCGAGAAGCAGATCCTCATTGTACTTGCCGGCACGCTGGGTTTTCTTGATGACCTGGAAGTGGAAGAATGCCGGGCCTTTGAAGCCGGACTCTACCAGTTCATGGATTCTTCCGCCCCGCAAATTGGAAGGAAGATTCTCGAAAAGAAACAGATCGACGATTCCCTGCGTGCGGAAATCAAGGGCATGCTGGACGAGTACAAGCAGAAGTTCAAGGCAGAGCTCCAAGCCGCAAAAGTGTAA
- the atpH gene encoding ATP synthase F1 subunit delta produces the protein MSMAVASRYARALADALGPRGDFGAMQNELEDFAGVWRESEELREALASPTIPVDQKLSVLDTLIQKLGLSVTAGNFLRVLLVNYRMPLLEEVLKAFRKVANDRLGIVEVQVLYAQDLTPEEKEALREKFAELTGKSVEMKFRREEKLLGGIQARVGSKIYDGSVQGYLERLGEQLMSA, from the coding sequence ATGTCCATGGCGGTTGCCAGCCGGTATGCGCGAGCGTTAGCCGACGCCCTGGGCCCGCGGGGCGACTTTGGGGCGATGCAGAACGAGTTGGAGGATTTTGCCGGCGTCTGGCGGGAGAGCGAGGAACTGCGGGAGGCCCTGGCCAGCCCCACGATTCCGGTTGATCAGAAGCTAAGCGTCCTGGATACTCTGATCCAAAAGCTTGGTCTTTCGGTAACGGCGGGAAACTTCCTGCGGGTCCTGCTGGTCAACTACCGGATGCCACTGCTGGAAGAGGTTTTGAAGGCTTTCCGGAAGGTTGCGAATGACCGGCTCGGAATTGTAGAGGTGCAGGTTTTGTATGCCCAGGACCTGACGCCTGAGGAGAAGGAGGCGCTTCGGGAGAAATTTGCCGAGTTGACCGGCAAGAGCGTGGAAATGAAGTTCCGGCGCGAGGAGAAACTGCTGGGCGGCATTCAGGCCCGCGTCGGCAGCAAGATTTATGACGGTTCCGTCCAGGGTTACCTCGAGCGTCTTGGCGAGCAGTTGATGTCCGCTTAA
- a CDS encoding ATP synthase F0 subunit B translates to MIRILRGSLLAVLLLCAFHIFRAPLLAAAPPAEQAEEGATSHELLFEAINFVLLAGFLVYLYRKRGRRFFGERSDTIRRSLEEGRQALERSQARLAEAEKKLAGLQVEVRALKDQAEAEIAGEQERMRQAADEEAHRIEEFARTRILAATNSAKLELKDYAVKQALEQARGKIQQRMDEESRKKLLDLFLTDLGSKAKSN, encoded by the coding sequence ATGATCCGCATATTGCGTGGAAGCCTTCTTGCCGTGCTTCTCCTTTGCGCATTCCACATCTTTCGGGCGCCCTTGCTGGCCGCCGCTCCTCCAGCCGAACAGGCGGAAGAGGGCGCGACGAGTCATGAACTGCTCTTTGAAGCCATCAACTTTGTTCTGCTTGCCGGCTTTCTGGTCTATCTGTACCGAAAAAGGGGCAGAAGGTTTTTCGGCGAGCGTTCAGATACCATTCGCAGAAGCCTTGAAGAAGGCCGCCAGGCCCTTGAACGATCGCAGGCCAGGCTTGCTGAAGCAGAGAAGAAACTGGCTGGGCTGCAGGTTGAAGTACGGGCGCTAAAGGACCAGGCGGAGGCTGAGATTGCGGGTGAGCAGGAAAGGATGCGGCAGGCCGCGGACGAGGAGGCACACAGAATTGAAGAGTTTGCCAGGACCAGGATCCTTGCCGCAACCAATTCGGCCAAACTGGAACTGAAAGACTACGCCGTGAAGCAGGCGCTAGAACAGGCGCGCGGCAAGATCCAGCAGCGAATGGATGAAGAAAGCCGCAAGAAACTGCTCGATCTTTTCCTTACTGATTTGGGCTCAAAGGCGAAAAGTAATTAG
- a CDS encoding ATP synthase F0 subunit B translates to MGEIASQLGQLLVQSIPTIIFILFLVAFLNRLFFKPLSRTLDARSKATSGALAEAREQADRADGRFAEYEKAVLEARQKIYQHREGVRRDALKQSDSRIHDARARADSMVNDAQASLEKEAALAKVELQTAVDSLAAEVTDALFAPRLSRSGPGGAQA, encoded by the coding sequence ATGGGTGAAATCGCGAGCCAGCTTGGACAGCTTCTTGTCCAGTCGATTCCGACGATAATCTTCATCCTTTTTCTCGTGGCGTTTCTCAACCGCCTGTTCTTTAAGCCCCTTTCCCGGACGTTGGATGCGCGTTCGAAAGCTACCAGCGGGGCCCTTGCCGAGGCCCGGGAGCAGGCTGACAGAGCGGATGGAAGATTTGCTGAGTACGAGAAAGCGGTTCTGGAGGCCCGCCAGAAGATTTATCAGCACAGGGAAGGGGTCCGCCGGGACGCATTGAAGCAGAGTGATAGCCGCATCCATGATGCGCGAGCTCGCGCGGACTCAATGGTGAACGACGCTCAAGCCAGCCTGGAAAAAGAGGCGGCGCTGGCCAAGGTCGAGTTGCAGACTGCCGTGGATTCGCTGGCCGCCGAGGTGACTGATGCGCTGTTTGCTCCCCGGCTGTCGCGGAGCGGGCCGGGAGGCGCCCAGGCATGA
- a CDS encoding FAD-binding protein: MNWTAELSREVSGQVLLDDASREAVSTDFGRIIVRKPAAVIRPASSQDVANVIKFAASNGLSVSTRGGGHSQTGQSLSEQIVLDMSSLNEIAEVNPEKGTVNCQTGLKWRDLVYHLAPQQLSPPVLTNNLDVTIGGTLSTGGLGVASWRHGTQADNCLELEVVTGEGEIVRCSAQQNQDLFDAVRAGMGQFGVMTSATLKVRPSLPRFRSYYLLYDDMAVLLKDLEGLMTDERFDFLESWCTPCPQGFKQVGGTRQAFAEWFFPLHATIEIGDGSSDSTDEKLAGLKFYKHVHTEEGNLVDFYARLDALFAIWRRAGFWEYAHPWMECVLTWQTTPLYIGQVLQNLPPQAVAGGHILLWPGRGNSSSVPLFMHPSSEYVMGFGILPAVPPRFVEEVLPRLNMASQAASMMGGKRYLSGWIAFDAAQWKAHYGDKWTDVLHMKKKFDPQGVLNPGFVRYE, from the coding sequence ATGAACTGGACCGCCGAACTTTCCCGCGAGGTCAGCGGACAGGTGCTCCTCGATGACGCGTCGCGCGAAGCCGTATCCACCGATTTCGGGCGCATCATTGTGCGGAAACCAGCCGCGGTGATCCGGCCGGCCTCAAGCCAGGATGTTGCCAACGTCATTAAGTTTGCGGCCAGCAATGGGCTTTCGGTTTCCACGCGCGGCGGCGGCCATTCGCAAACCGGGCAATCGCTTTCCGAGCAAATCGTATTGGACATGTCCTCGCTGAACGAAATTGCGGAGGTCAATCCCGAGAAGGGAACCGTCAACTGCCAGACAGGGCTAAAGTGGCGTGACCTGGTGTATCATCTCGCTCCCCAGCAGTTGTCGCCTCCCGTGCTGACCAACAATCTGGACGTGACCATCGGCGGGACGCTATCCACCGGAGGTTTGGGCGTTGCATCCTGGCGGCACGGAACCCAGGCCGATAATTGCCTCGAGCTTGAAGTGGTTACGGGAGAGGGAGAAATCGTTCGTTGTTCCGCCCAGCAAAACCAGGACCTTTTCGACGCCGTTCGGGCGGGGATGGGCCAGTTTGGCGTCATGACAAGCGCCACCCTTAAGGTCCGTCCGAGCCTGCCACGCTTCCGCTCATATTACCTGCTTTATGACGACATGGCAGTCCTGTTGAAGGACCTGGAAGGCTTGATGACCGACGAAAGGTTCGACTTCCTGGAATCCTGGTGTACACCCTGTCCGCAGGGGTTCAAGCAGGTGGGAGGGACGCGCCAGGCTTTCGCCGAGTGGTTCTTTCCGCTGCATGCCACGATTGAGATTGGCGACGGTTCCAGCGATTCAACCGACGAAAAGCTGGCCGGCCTCAAGTTTTACAAGCACGTCCATACCGAAGAGGGAAACCTGGTGGATTTTTACGCGCGGCTCGACGCCCTGTTCGCCATCTGGAGGCGGGCCGGTTTCTGGGAGTATGCCCATCCCTGGATGGAATGCGTTCTTACCTGGCAGACCACCCCGCTTTATATTGGCCAGGTCCTCCAGAACCTGCCGCCGCAAGCGGTTGCCGGCGGCCACATCTTGCTGTGGCCGGGCCGCGGGAATTCTTCATCAGTTCCTCTGTTCATGCACCCGTCGAGCGAGTACGTGATGGGGTTTGGCATTCTTCCTGCGGTCCCTCCACGCTTTGTTGAGGAAGTACTTCCGCGCCTGAACATGGCTAGCCAGGCGGCCAGCATGATGGGTGGGAAGCGGTACCTTTCAGGGTGGATCGCCTTCGATGCTGCTCAATGGAAGGCACACTACGGTGACAAGTGGACTGACGTGCTGCACATGAAGAAGAAATTTGATCCGCAAGGGGTGTTAAATCCCGGTTTTGTCCGGTACGAATAA
- the lpdA gene encoding dihydrolipoyl dehydrogenase, with product MAEAPNYDVAVIGSGPGGYVAGIRSGQLGLKTVLIERDNKFGGTCLHVGCIPTKDLLLNAEVYDYFKHAQEFGIECKEFSVDWAAVQARQNKVVTKLAKGVEFLLKKNKVEMVQGFAQLSGPGRVTVTDANKKAREIRAKNIILATGSEAKMLPGLEPDAKTILTNKEILSLKKLPKSMVIIGSGAVGVEFGSIFKRFGTDVTIIEMLPRIVPLEDEEVSATLEKSFKKQGIVVHTQAKVEKVSKTAQGVAIDFTDAQGKAQKLEAETCLVAVGRSPNTQGIGIEKTRIRLERGFVKVDPYMRTDEPGVYAIGDIVAGSPLLAHVGSMEGIVAVTHAAGKPVEPINYHQIPNCTYCEPEIASTGLTERQARDAGYNVKVGKFPFVGNSKATILGMLEGFIKIVSDERYGEILGVHMIGPRVTEMIAEAVVVMRLEGTVEDLERTIHPHPTLTEAVPEAAHAVHGMAIHI from the coding sequence TTGGCAGAAGCGCCGAATTACGATGTTGCAGTGATTGGAAGCGGACCGGGCGGATATGTGGCCGGCATTCGGTCCGGTCAATTGGGCTTGAAAACGGTCCTGATCGAAAGAGACAATAAATTCGGCGGAACATGCCTGCACGTCGGGTGCATCCCCACCAAGGACCTGCTGCTTAACGCTGAGGTTTATGATTACTTCAAACACGCGCAGGAATTCGGCATTGAATGCAAGGAATTCTCTGTCGACTGGGCAGCCGTCCAGGCGCGCCAGAACAAGGTGGTCACGAAGCTGGCCAAGGGCGTGGAATTCCTGCTGAAGAAAAACAAGGTTGAAATGGTGCAGGGCTTCGCGCAATTATCAGGGCCGGGCCGCGTCACCGTAACGGATGCAAACAAGAAGGCCCGCGAGATCCGGGCGAAGAATATTATCCTGGCTACGGGTTCCGAGGCCAAAATGCTTCCCGGCCTTGAACCGGACGCCAAAACAATCCTGACCAACAAGGAAATTTTGAGCCTGAAGAAGCTCCCCAAGTCGATGGTCATCATCGGTTCGGGTGCGGTGGGAGTCGAATTTGGATCCATCTTCAAGCGGTTTGGAACCGACGTTACCATCATCGAGATGCTGCCGCGCATTGTTCCTCTCGAAGACGAAGAGGTCTCGGCAACCCTTGAGAAATCTTTCAAGAAACAGGGCATTGTGGTTCACACCCAGGCGAAGGTGGAGAAAGTTTCAAAAACAGCGCAAGGCGTTGCGATTGATTTTACCGACGCCCAGGGCAAAGCCCAAAAGCTTGAGGCAGAGACGTGCCTGGTGGCCGTGGGCCGTTCGCCAAACACCCAGGGGATTGGCATCGAAAAGACGCGCATCAGGCTGGAGCGCGGGTTCGTTAAGGTCGATCCCTACATGCGAACGGATGAGCCCGGGGTTTATGCGATTGGAGATATTGTCGCCGGAAGTCCCCTGTTGGCCCACGTGGGGTCGATGGAAGGAATTGTAGCTGTGACCCATGCCGCGGGAAAACCCGTCGAGCCCATCAACTATCATCAGATTCCGAATTGCACATATTGCGAGCCGGAAATCGCCAGCACGGGACTCACTGAACGCCAGGCCCGCGATGCCGGCTACAACGTAAAGGTGGGAAAGTTTCCCTTTGTGGGAAACAGCAAGGCCACTATTCTAGGCATGCTGGAAGGCTTTATCAAAATCGTCAGCGACGAGCGTTACGGCGAAATCCTGGGTGTGCATATGATCGGGCCTCGCGTCACCGAAATGATCGCCGAGGCTGTGGTCGTGATGCGCCTGGAAGGGACGGTCGAGGATCTGGAGCGCACCATCCATCCCCATCCGACGCTCACGGAAGCAGTTCCTGAAGCCGCCCATGCGGTGCACGGGATGGCAATCCACATTTAG
- the lipB gene encoding lipoyl(octanoyl) transferase LipB, giving the protein MRTVAQPARRCSTRNMLCQVELPGVVDYEDGLLLQQQRVSARKAGDIADTLLLLQHPPVYTLGRNTDRKNILFSTERLRHLGAGIFETDRGGDVTFHGPGQLVGYPILDLTRHRRDLAWYMHSLEEVFIRVAGEFGIKARRIDGARGVWIGNEKLVAMGVHVSRWVTSHGFAFNVNTDLRFFDWIVPCGLEGKGVTSLQKLLGGPVSMDVVIENVIRQFGEVFRFEIRRPEQTSITARPASPVHP; this is encoded by the coding sequence ATGCGCACCGTTGCTCAGCCGGCGAGGCGATGCTCAACGCGCAACATGCTCTGCCAGGTCGAATTACCGGGAGTCGTCGATTACGAGGACGGCCTACTCCTCCAGCAGCAGCGAGTTAGTGCACGAAAGGCGGGCGATATTGCCGACACGCTCCTTCTGCTGCAACATCCTCCCGTTTACACGCTGGGGCGTAACACCGACCGCAAAAACATTCTCTTTTCTACAGAGCGCTTGCGCCATCTGGGCGCCGGGATATTTGAAACCGACCGGGGAGGCGATGTCACTTTCCACGGACCTGGCCAGCTTGTCGGCTACCCCATCCTTGACCTCACCCGCCACAGGCGGGACCTTGCCTGGTACATGCATTCGCTCGAAGAAGTCTTTATTCGCGTGGCCGGAGAATTTGGAATAAAGGCCAGACGGATTGACGGCGCCCGTGGAGTTTGGATTGGGAATGAAAAGCTGGTCGCAATGGGTGTTCACGTGTCGCGCTGGGTTACGTCCCACGGTTTTGCTTTCAATGTCAACACGGACCTGCGGTTTTTCGACTGGATTGTGCCCTGCGGCCTCGAAGGCAAGGGAGTGACCTCGCTCCAGAAACTCCTGGGCGGACCCGTTTCCATGGATGTTGTGATTGAAAATGTCATCCGGCAATTTGGCGAGGTTTTCAGATTTGAGATCCGGAGGCCCGAGCAGACGTCCATAACCGCACGGCCAGCAAGTCCGGTTCATCCGTAA